Part of the Arthrobacter gengyunqii genome is shown below.
CAACTTCACCGGCATCCAGCAGGCTGAAAGCCTTGCCTACTACTACAGCAAGCTGTTCAAGGGCTTCTCCGATACCCCGGAGACCGCCACCTACGAGTCCTGCGAAGCCACCGGTGACACCGAAGCGGTAGTGACCCTCGCCAAGCCGTTCGCGGGATTCATCGCGGCGCTGTCACTCCCGGCCTTCTCCATGCAGAGCCCGACGGCGATGGACCAGTACGCGGCCAACGAAGCTTCCGGCACGGCCGAGGCCCCCACGCTGACCGAGTACGCCAAGAGCCATCCCACCGGTACCGGCCCCTTCAAGTTCGAGAATTGGGAAGTCGGCAACCAGATCACCCTCTCCGCCTACGATGACTACTGGGGCGAGCAGGGCCAGGTCACGGACATCATCTTCCGTGTCATCGACGATCCCAACTCCCGCCGCCAGTCCCTCGAGGCCGGCACCATCGACGGCTACGACCTCGTGGCTCCGGCCGACACCAAGTCGCTGGCCGACGCGGGGTACAACGTGATGGCCCGCGAGCCGTTCACCATCCTCTACCTCGGCATGAACCAGAAGGTTGAGGAGCTGGCGAACCCGCTGGTGCGCCAGGCGATCGCTCACGCCATCGACAAGCAGGCCCTGGTGGACCAGACCCTGCCCGAAGGCACCAAGGTGGCCTCCCAGTTCATCCCCGACGTCGTCAACGGCTACAACGAGGACGTCACCGAATACGAATACGATCCTGAGAAGGCCAAGTCCCTGCTGGCCGAGGCCGGCTACCCGGACGGCTTCTCCGTGGACTTCAACTACCCCACCGGCGTTTCCCGCCCGTACATGCCGACGCCGGAGCAGGTCTACACCAACATCACCGCCCAGCTCGAAGAAGTGGGCATCACCGTCAATCCGCAGCCGAACAAGTGGTCCCCGGATTACCTGGACCGCGTCCAGGCCTCCGAAGACCACGGCATCCACCTGCTGGGCTGGACCGGCGACTACAACGACACCGACAACTTTGTCGGCGTGTTCTTCGGCGGCGAAAAGCCCGAGTTCGGGTTCAACAACCCGGAGATCTTCGATGCCCTGGAGGAAGCCCGCCAGGTCAGCAGCCTCGAGGAGCAGACTCCGCTCTACGAGCAGATCAACGAGGACATCGCCGAGTTTGTGCCGGCCATTCCGCTGGCACACCCGGCTCCCTCACTCGCCTTCAACGAGCGCGTGGTTTCCTACCCCGCCAGCCCGGTGAATGACGAAGTGTTTAACAAGATCGAACTCAACAAGTAAGCAGCACGGGGCCGGGGTCTCTTCGGAGATCCCGGCCCTTCCCTGTTTCTTCTCCTTCATCCAGCGCCTCTACCACGCTGAGAAAGGACACCCGTGCTGCAAGTCATCGGCAAACGTCTTCTCATGCTGATTCCCACACTCATCGGTTTGTCCATCCTGTTGTTCGTCTGGGTCCGCAGCCTTCCCGGCGGCCCGGCCACCGCTCTGCTCGGCGACAAGGCAACACCGGAAGCGATCGCAAGGATCAACGCCGCCTACGGCTTTGACCGCCCCCTTCTGGAGCAGTACTTCGTCTACGTCGGCAAGCTCCTGCAGGGCGACTTCGGCGTTTCCACGGTCACCGGCCGGCCCGTGCTGGAGGAATTCGCGACCCGTT
Proteins encoded:
- a CDS encoding ABC transporter substrate-binding protein, whose translation is MSYAGRSTSGSRPKRRAAAITTGIALSALILSGCAQSEREEGTGDAAASSDVDGTFVFAASSDPKSLDPAFASDGESFRVSRQIFEGLVGVKPGTADPEPLLAKSWETSEDALTYTFELQDGVTFHDGTDFNAEAVCANFDRWYNFTGIQQAESLAYYYSKLFKGFSDTPETATYESCEATGDTEAVVTLAKPFAGFIAALSLPAFSMQSPTAMDQYAANEASGTAEAPTLTEYAKSHPTGTGPFKFENWEVGNQITLSAYDDYWGEQGQVTDIIFRVIDDPNSRRQSLEAGTIDGYDLVAPADTKSLADAGYNVMAREPFTILYLGMNQKVEELANPLVRQAIAHAIDKQALVDQTLPEGTKVASQFIPDVVNGYNEDVTEYEYDPEKAKSLLAEAGYPDGFSVDFNYPTGVSRPYMPTPEQVYTNITAQLEEVGITVNPQPNKWSPDYLDRVQASEDHGIHLLGWTGDYNDTDNFVGVFFGGEKPEFGFNNPEIFDALEEARQVSSLEEQTPLYEQINEDIAEFVPAIPLAHPAPSLAFNERVVSYPASPVNDEVFNKIELNK